One genomic region from Proteus vulgaris encodes:
- the dhaK gene encoding dihydroxyacetone kinase subunit DhaK yields MKKLINRVDDVLSEQLQGFAKAHPEIKLHPSSFYVTRKDAPVKGKVALLSGGGSGHEPMHAGFVGKGMLDGACPGEIFTSPTPDKMYDCAKAIDSGEGVLMIVKNYTGDVLNFETATELLHDDGVKIATILVDDDVAVKDSLYTAGRRGVANTVLIEKLLGAAAERGDSLDELVKLGHHINNNGFSIGIALEACTVPAAGKPSFTLPENEMEFGVGIHGEPGIDRRKFTSLNDTVDAMFNTLIENGHYQRVIRNWDRENGTWIDENQEKQPLKSGDRVIVLVNNLGATPQSELYGVYNRLTQCCEKFGLTIERSLIGSYCTSLDMSGISITLLKVDNELLTLWDAPVNTPAMVK; encoded by the coding sequence ATGAAAAAGCTGATTAATCGAGTTGATGATGTGTTATCTGAACAACTACAAGGCTTTGCAAAAGCCCATCCTGAAATCAAACTTCATCCCTCCTCTTTTTATGTCACGCGAAAAGATGCTCCAGTAAAAGGTAAAGTTGCTCTATTGTCCGGCGGTGGTAGCGGACATGAACCGATGCATGCAGGTTTTGTGGGTAAAGGAATGCTTGACGGTGCATGTCCGGGTGAAATATTTACGTCACCAACACCTGATAAAATGTATGACTGCGCCAAAGCCATTGATAGCGGTGAAGGTGTTTTAATGATCGTGAAAAACTACACCGGTGATGTGCTGAATTTTGAAACAGCAACAGAACTGCTTCATGACGATGGTGTGAAAATCGCAACGATATTAGTTGATGATGATGTGGCAGTAAAAGATAGCTTATATACCGCAGGACGCCGTGGTGTTGCCAATACCGTGTTAATCGAAAAGCTACTGGGTGCGGCAGCTGAAAGAGGCGACTCTCTTGATGAACTGGTTAAATTAGGTCATCACATTAATAACAATGGTTTTTCTATCGGTATTGCCTTAGAAGCCTGTACGGTTCCAGCAGCAGGGAAACCCTCTTTTACTTTACCTGAAAATGAAATGGAGTTTGGTGTCGGTATTCACGGTGAACCGGGTATTGATCGTCGTAAATTTACTTCCCTGAATGATACCGTCGATGCCATGTTTAATACCTTAATTGAAAATGGTCACTATCAACGCGTGATCCGCAATTGGGATCGTGAAAACGGCACTTGGATCGATGAAAATCAAGAAAAACAGCCTTTAAAATCTGGCGATCGCGTCATTGTTTTAGTTAATAACTTAGGTGCCACACCACAATCTGAGCTTTATGGTGTTTATAACCGTTTAACCCAATGTTGTGAAAAATTTGGCTTAACCATCGAACGTTCTTTAATTGGTTCTTATTGTACTTCGCTCGATATGTCAGGGATCTCCATTACGTTATTAAAAGTGGATAACGAATTATTGACCTTATGGGATGCCCCAGTGAATACACCTGCGATGGTGAAATAA
- the dhaL gene encoding dihydroxyacetone kinase subunit DhaL: MALTHAQIILWLQQCALLFEQNSDYLTDLDREIGDADHGLNMNRGFRKVQEKLPEFEGQDIGTILKTTGMTLLSNIGGASGPLFGTFFIRAAKPTASLQNLELNQLVEMVTEGVEGIVSRGKAEPNDKTMCDVWWPVVESLKQSNEQDLSIKEALNQAQIAAEKAAENTIPMQARKGRASYLGERSIGHKDPGSASVVLMIQALANSINA; the protein is encoded by the coding sequence ATGGCTTTAACTCACGCTCAAATTATTCTTTGGTTACAACAATGCGCACTGCTGTTTGAACAAAATAGTGATTATTTAACGGATTTAGATCGTGAAATTGGTGATGCTGACCACGGTTTAAATATGAACCGTGGCTTTAGAAAAGTGCAGGAAAAATTACCTGAATTTGAAGGACAAGATATTGGTACCATCCTTAAAACCACAGGCATGACATTGCTCTCAAATATTGGTGGCGCAAGTGGTCCTCTATTTGGCACCTTCTTTATTCGTGCAGCTAAACCCACAGCTTCATTGCAAAATCTAGAACTTAATCAACTCGTTGAAATGGTAACAGAAGGTGTAGAAGGCATTGTAAGTCGAGGAAAAGCAGAGCCAAATGACAAAACCATGTGTGATGTTTGGTGGCCTGTGGTTGAGTCATTAAAGCAATCTAATGAACAGGATCTTTCTATTAAAGAAGCCCTCAACCAAGCGCAAATTGCCGCTGAAAAAGCCGCTGAAAATACTATCCCGATGCAAGCTCGAAAAGGACGAGCAAGCTACTTAGGTGAGCGCAGTATCGGACATAAAGATCCCGGCAGTGCTTCTGTGGTACTGATGATACAAGCCCTTGCAAATAGCATTAATGCATAA
- the ecpA gene encoding common pilus major fimbrillin subunit EcpA translates to MKKLTLAVLAVAIMGATTLAQADTRKANAVASWDAKAIKDTKSMLVVTPLKSLVFNYAEGIKGFNTQDGAFDITIQGQEKATDFKLTSKIVTDKLTRAADDSELTVGVKWNGVALSNSTDTTMVDVAAGTSAGLDFLAQNGAYNGKERVSGQGQFTFNIASAKQAGADAKFSDLADGYWDGDVKVQFTATWEGDFTK, encoded by the coding sequence ATGAAAAAGCTGACATTGGCGGTTCTTGCTGTTGCTATTATGGGTGCTACTACCCTTGCTCAAGCAGACACTCGTAAAGCAAACGCAGTTGCTTCATGGGATGCAAAAGCAATTAAAGATACTAAAAGTATGTTAGTTGTTACTCCATTAAAATCTTTAGTATTTAACTATGCTGAAGGTATTAAAGGCTTTAATACTCAAGATGGTGCGTTCGACATCACTATCCAAGGTCAAGAAAAAGCGACTGACTTTAAACTGACTTCAAAAATCGTTACTGACAAATTAACTCGTGCTGCTGATGATAGCGAATTAACAGTCGGCGTTAAATGGAATGGCGTAGCCTTATCTAACTCAACAGATACCACTATGGTTGACGTTGCAGCTGGTACTTCTGCAGGTCTGGATTTCTTAGCTCAAAATGGCGCTTACAACGGTAAAGAACGTGTGAGTGGTCAAGGCCAATTCACTTTCAATATTGCGTCTGCAAAACAAGCTGGTGCTGATGCTAAATTCTCTGATTTAGCAGACGGTTACTGGGATGGTGACGTTAAAGTTCAGTTTACTGCAACTTGGGAAGGCGACTTCACCAAGTAA
- a CDS encoding fimbrial protein, with product MSIVRFFIFSVLMTLSFSSLSKSTENWYMVIENNVDNEYFITSVDLDYRFTGPSKLSKYATNNISIGYMGKNEMKITPRSKIYMDVWLENSPVNYPYIGNRCMVGNGCPDSFLAPDVIKKDGFYHLYQERTVRESQYVRPAFSESFYEYLKNKSINSSDTFHLYTCYTTKDYDINNNQTCQDVGGKTENLDLTATKIAHMKLKSTNALQEIFIDSNGNPILGLGSKFCEVTIVNKNNGIMCALGEYDFQGSIEEFGNKLGIRVNVSSIIMDNKLISRDDLLIGNGSNTWQKYDSNTTSISNYLRLSDLLGKSNNKIYIFMSNQFLKKLIDNHIDLSSSQNMFTFLFKNSVAPQSGYYEFTPSNTLIIKPRDYGISIVSKELVNNPYREGKVGDKEPPLTFDYIVTTSAFRQANKITAAVEGPQTTIRGQSYCLFSSKDKKINVPFSAYLTYTDEGGSKVKTRTACDNVPISIKEALWTETTWPYPYQLEGNFYRTDLQLTFPMNESTSLFSMEGEDWIGVVEASGYVNVFAEWSGTDIY from the coding sequence ATGTCTATTGTCCGCTTTTTTATTTTTTCAGTTCTAATGACTCTTTCTTTCAGTTCATTAAGTAAATCCACAGAAAACTGGTATATGGTAATAGAGAATAATGTTGATAATGAATACTTTATCACATCGGTCGATCTAGATTACCGTTTTACTGGTCCTAGTAAATTATCTAAATATGCTACTAATAATATTAGTATTGGATATATGGGAAAAAATGAAATGAAAATTACCCCTAGATCTAAAATATATATGGATGTTTGGCTAGAGAACTCCCCTGTAAATTATCCTTATATAGGTAACCGATGCATGGTCGGTAATGGCTGCCCTGATTCATTCCTTGCACCCGACGTTATCAAAAAAGATGGCTTTTATCATTTATATCAAGAAAGAACTGTTAGGGAATCTCAATATGTCAGACCCGCATTCTCAGAATCATTTTATGAATATTTAAAAAATAAAAGCATCAATAGCAGTGATACTTTCCATCTCTATACATGTTATACAACAAAAGATTATGACATTAATAATAATCAAACATGCCAAGATGTTGGAGGGAAAACTGAGAATCTAGATCTCACAGCAACTAAAATTGCACATATGAAATTAAAATCTACAAATGCGCTGCAAGAAATATTTATTGATAGCAATGGTAATCCTATTTTAGGATTAGGCTCTAAGTTTTGTGAAGTAACTATAGTTAATAAAAATAATGGTATCATGTGTGCATTAGGTGAATATGATTTTCAAGGCAGTATTGAAGAGTTCGGTAATAAGCTAGGAATTCGGGTTAACGTATCGTCTATAATTATGGATAATAAGCTTATTTCTAGGGATGATTTATTAATTGGTAATGGAAGTAACACTTGGCAAAAATACGATAGTAATACAACATCTATCTCTAATTATTTAAGATTATCAGATCTACTTGGTAAAAGTAATAATAAAATATATATATTTATGTCTAATCAATTTCTAAAGAAACTTATTGATAATCATATTGATCTATCCTCTAGCCAAAATATGTTTACGTTTTTATTTAAAAATAGCGTAGCTCCGCAATCTGGCTATTATGAATTTACGCCTTCCAATACTCTTATTATAAAACCCCGTGATTATGGCATTAGTATTGTCTCTAAAGAACTGGTAAACAATCCTTATAGAGAAGGGAAAGTCGGCGATAAAGAGCCACCACTAACCTTTGACTATATTGTTACCACCAGTGCATTTCGCCAAGCCAATAAAATTACTGCCGCCGTTGAAGGGCCTCAAACCACAATTCGTGGACAATCTTATTGCTTATTTAGCTCTAAAGATAAAAAAATCAATGTACCTTTTTCAGCCTATTTAACGTATACCGATGAGGGTGGCTCAAAAGTAAAAACGCGTACAGCTTGCGATAACGTGCCTATCTCCATTAAAGAGGCATTATGGACGGAGACCACATGGCCTTATCCTTATCAGTTAGAAGGTAATTTCTATCGCACTGATTTACAACTCACCTTTCCTATGAATGAAAGTACATCTCTTTTCTCAATGGAAGGTGAAGACTGGATTGGTGTCGTTGAAGCCAGCGGTTATGTCAATGTCTTTGCCGAATGGTCTGGTACTGATATTTACTAA
- the dhaM gene encoding dihydroxyacetone kinase phosphoryl donor subunit DhaM, with protein sequence MINIVIVSHSKHLADGVAELASQMLNPAHCQLAVAAGINDEEHAIGTDAVKIMTAIESLSQAQSIVVMMDLGSAILSAETAIELLDPELAEKVTLCSAPLVEGTLAAVVAASSGASLEKVIEEASNSLYPKKIQLGENFVQPKNDINAPVKIHGKEASWVVRNPHGLHVRPAATLVEVLSAFQADYQLVKGDRRINPLSLNQLSLIQIRQGDEITLIASGEQEDEAIAAFLELAKNGFGEELPSDSNTITLKGILAPVSQIKAPAFIWHEIELSPIENLSEPIDIGAQVGKLNFAIKETLKALKQTANKASQKLGEHIGAIFNGHIMMLDDDELITSVIERIKEEKISAQQSWSDEMQERTQLYCALTDPYLRARELDLRDLRNQVLYHLQDKTRPSFTPSQPAILVAKELFPSTLIQLVDSQLVGIALAKGDSRSHSAIIAAEMRLPMLVNLGPALLKVAESQKLKLDTNKGELVIEPITL encoded by the coding sequence ATGATAAATATTGTTATTGTTTCTCATAGTAAACATCTCGCTGATGGTGTGGCAGAGCTTGCCAGTCAGATGCTTAATCCAGCTCATTGCCAACTTGCCGTTGCCGCAGGTATCAACGATGAAGAACATGCGATTGGTACTGATGCCGTTAAAATTATGACGGCGATAGAATCACTTTCTCAAGCACAATCTATTGTTGTGATGATGGATTTAGGCAGTGCAATATTAAGTGCAGAAACTGCGATTGAGTTACTTGATCCAGAGCTCGCTGAAAAAGTCACCCTCTGCTCTGCACCCTTAGTTGAAGGCACTCTTGCTGCGGTTGTCGCCGCATCGTCAGGAGCGTCATTAGAGAAAGTGATTGAAGAAGCTTCAAATTCTTTATATCCAAAGAAAATTCAGCTGGGTGAAAATTTCGTTCAGCCTAAAAATGATATTAATGCCCCTGTCAAAATTCACGGCAAAGAGGCAAGTTGGGTTGTTCGTAATCCTCATGGATTACACGTAAGACCGGCTGCTACTTTAGTTGAGGTACTTTCTGCTTTTCAGGCAGATTACCAACTAGTTAAAGGGGATAGACGTATTAATCCTCTCAGCTTAAATCAGCTTTCATTAATACAAATTCGCCAAGGTGATGAGATAACGCTAATTGCCTCTGGTGAGCAAGAAGATGAAGCGATTGCCGCTTTTCTTGAACTTGCTAAAAATGGCTTTGGTGAAGAGCTGCCTTCTGATTCTAATACCATCACATTAAAGGGTATTTTAGCCCCAGTGTCTCAAATTAAAGCCCCTGCTTTTATTTGGCATGAAATAGAGCTATCACCGATAGAAAACTTATCTGAACCGATTGATATTGGCGCTCAAGTTGGCAAACTTAATTTCGCAATAAAAGAGACGCTAAAAGCACTAAAACAGACTGCCAATAAAGCGAGCCAAAAATTAGGTGAGCATATTGGTGCTATTTTTAATGGCCATATCATGATGTTAGATGATGATGAGTTAATAACGAGTGTGATTGAACGCATTAAAGAAGAGAAGATCAGTGCCCAACAAAGTTGGTCAGATGAAATGCAAGAAAGAACACAACTGTATTGCGCCCTCACCGATCCTTATTTACGTGCGCGTGAACTCGATCTTCGTGATCTACGTAATCAGGTGCTTTATCATTTACAAGATAAAACGCGTCCAAGCTTCACCCCTTCACAACCGGCTATTTTGGTCGCAAAAGAGCTTTTTCCTTCGACTTTAATTCAATTGGTTGATAGCCAATTAGTTGGTATTGCTTTAGCAAAAGGTGATAGTCGCTCTCACAGTGCGATTATCGCGGCGGAAATGCGCTTACCAATGTTAGTCAATTTAGGGCCTGCGTTATTAAAAGTTGCTGAATCTCAAAAGCTAAAATTAGATACAAATAAGGGTGAATTAGTTATTGAACCAATAACGTTATAA
- the ecpA gene encoding common pilus major fimbrillin subunit EcpA has translation MKKLTLAVLAVAIMGATTLAQADTRKASAVASWDAKAYKDTKSMLVVTPLKSLTFYYAEGIKAFNSQDGAFDITIQGQENATDFKLTSKIITDKLVRTSDNSELTVGVKWNGTDLTSSTDTTMVDVATGATAGLDFLAQDGAYNGKERVSGQSQFTFNIASAKIAGTDAQFSDLADGYWDGDVKVQFTATWEGDFTKGP, from the coding sequence ATGAAAAAGCTGACATTGGCTGTTCTCGCTGTTGCTATTATGGGTGCAACAACTCTTGCTCAAGCTGATACTCGTAAAGCAAGTGCTGTTGCTTCATGGGATGCGAAAGCATACAAAGATACTAAAAGTATGTTAGTTGTTACACCATTAAAATCTTTAACTTTCTATTATGCAGAAGGTATTAAAGCATTTAACTCTCAAGATGGTGCGTTCGATATCACTATTCAAGGTCAAGAAAATGCCACTGACTTTAAACTGACTTCAAAAATCATCACCGATAAATTAGTACGTACTTCTGATAACAGTGAATTAACTGTTGGTGTTAAATGGAATGGTACTGACTTAACTAGCTCAACAGACACCACCATGGTTGACGTTGCAACAGGTGCAACGGCTGGTCTTGATTTCTTAGCTCAAGACGGTGCTTACAACGGTAAAGAGCGTGTAAGCGGCCAAAGCCAATTCACGTTCAATATTGCTTCTGCAAAAATCGCTGGTACTGATGCTCAATTCTCTGATTTAGCAGACGGTTACTGGGATGGTGACGTTAAAGTTCAATTTACTGCAACTTGGGAAGGCGACTTCACCAAAGGTCCATAA
- a CDS encoding CS1-pili formation C-terminal domain-containing protein, with protein MRKSVVALGIAMFLLSENTYSQPTSLKIGNYIIPSVFATALEEGMTIPVYLRYNLSNQSVLEEQSRNKIADALVVLKDHQIVISSITPTYDRDDSQVASINDKIINSLISLKDAQIGQQGKVTLSPDASLVFDLNSFIMTLDVSEAGLATQVKARSEMLGESTVRNISAVTTYDLGVYNNQMKQQKDNTNSYFSIDSIWSFAENHLNLSATAYGLGTAEQSFDFYRAMFERDFNGRRLAFGLLNTWNLQSIASMSALNSSKVYGVTYGNNSSSKVSHSQLSLTPITVFLPSAGEVRIYREGKLLSIQNFPMGSFEVDTAPLPFGIYQVEVEVVIDGKVHAKQTQTVNKTFNMRGATLNQFRWEIFSGYVDYKKRIKNRDNGYKTSNSDNTWLVGGAGTVTLGVFSGLNLQASTYAFDDLAVLETNANLQLSENLSTSWQSLFANDGSDRNIITASYSLPKGLGSLWVNKEKGNIKDDFPMYDSDNYSFGTTLNLTQFWEYAGSFTYSYTKDLRDKNKSNNFEYSTSLYNGRYGSMSLRTGIQRYHYDNQNSTNEKYITLDFSLPLATWLSAGVSSSNGNVRGELSASKSFEDSAIRNAGLSVSTLLHDKDGTDSDFSVSGYGSFDTKYSTGTLTMSRPNNDRLNTTLTARGSLAYSDMNFSASGKQETSGVIVKTGIDGEGQIAANVNGQRFVLSGSNNFIPLSPYAEYKVELLNDKNSEDSFDIASGRVKNVVLYPGNVAVHQPELKQMVTVFGRMKSPDGTLLASAQVRNHIGRTQTDTQGQFAMDVDKRYPVISLQQDDKQICEAELDLSSARGVLWVGDVICDPQTTLASRD; from the coding sequence GTGCGTAAATCTGTAGTGGCACTAGGCATTGCTATGTTCCTATTGTCCGAGAATACATATAGCCAACCAACCAGTTTAAAGATTGGTAATTATATTATTCCCAGTGTCTTTGCTACTGCATTAGAAGAAGGCATGACGATCCCTGTTTATCTGCGTTATAACCTTTCTAATCAATCTGTATTAGAAGAACAAAGCCGTAATAAGATTGCAGATGCGCTGGTAGTACTTAAAGACCATCAAATTGTTATTAGCTCTATCACACCAACTTACGATCGTGACGATTCTCAAGTTGCTTCTATTAATGACAAAATTATTAATTCACTTATCTCATTGAAAGATGCACAAATTGGGCAACAAGGCAAAGTCACGCTTTCACCTGATGCTAGTCTTGTGTTTGATTTAAACTCCTTCATTATGACCTTGGATGTCAGCGAGGCAGGTCTTGCCACACAAGTTAAAGCCCGTTCAGAAATGCTTGGTGAATCAACAGTCAGAAATATATCAGCAGTCACAACCTATGATTTAGGTGTCTACAACAATCAAATGAAACAGCAAAAAGATAACACCAACAGTTATTTTTCAATCGATAGTATTTGGAGTTTTGCTGAAAACCATTTGAATTTAAGCGCCACTGCATATGGCTTAGGCACCGCAGAGCAATCTTTTGACTTTTATCGTGCCATGTTTGAACGTGACTTTAATGGTCGCCGTCTTGCTTTTGGTCTATTAAATACATGGAACTTACAATCTATTGCTTCCATGTCAGCACTCAATAGCAGTAAAGTTTATGGTGTTACTTACGGTAATAACTCATCGTCTAAAGTAAGCCATTCTCAACTTTCTCTAACACCCATTACGGTCTTTTTACCCAGTGCAGGTGAAGTGCGCATTTATCGTGAAGGTAAGCTATTAAGTATTCAAAATTTCCCAATGGGAAGCTTTGAAGTCGATACCGCTCCGCTGCCTTTTGGTATTTATCAAGTTGAAGTTGAAGTTGTTATTGATGGTAAAGTTCACGCCAAACAAACTCAAACCGTGAATAAAACCTTCAATATGCGAGGAGCGACCTTAAACCAATTTCGTTGGGAAATATTCTCAGGCTATGTAGATTATAAAAAACGCATCAAAAACAGAGACAATGGTTATAAAACATCCAACTCTGATAATACTTGGCTAGTGGGTGGTGCTGGTACTGTCACTTTAGGGGTTTTCTCCGGGTTAAATTTACAAGCGTCAACCTATGCATTTGATGATTTAGCCGTCCTTGAAACTAATGCCAATTTACAACTCAGTGAAAATCTATCAACCAGCTGGCAATCGCTTTTTGCTAACGATGGCAGTGATCGCAATATCATTACAGCATCTTATTCACTACCAAAAGGTTTGGGCTCGCTTTGGGTAAATAAAGAGAAAGGGAATATCAAAGATGATTTCCCGATGTATGACTCTGATAACTACTCTTTTGGTACTACGCTGAACTTAACGCAATTTTGGGAATATGCAGGATCATTTACCTATTCCTACACCAAAGATTTACGCGATAAAAACAAATCAAACAACTTTGAGTATTCCACCTCACTCTATAACGGGCGTTATGGCAGTATGAGCTTGCGTACTGGTATCCAGCGTTATCACTACGATAACCAAAACAGTACCAACGAAAAATACATTACCTTAGATTTTTCATTACCACTGGCAACATGGCTTAGTGCGGGTGTTTCTTCCAGCAATGGTAATGTGCGTGGTGAGTTATCTGCGTCAAAAAGCTTTGAAGATTCTGCTATCCGTAACGCAGGCTTATCCGTGTCCACCCTATTACATGATAAAGACGGTACTGACAGTGATTTCTCTGTCAGTGGTTACGGCTCGTTTGATACTAAATACAGCACCGGTACATTAACCATGAGTCGCCCTAATAATGATCGTTTAAATACCACCTTAACGGCGCGAGGCTCACTGGCTTATAGTGATATGAATTTCTCCGCCAGTGGTAAACAAGAAACATCGGGCGTGATTGTCAAAACTGGTATTGATGGTGAAGGACAAATTGCCGCCAACGTCAATGGTCAACGCTTTGTGTTATCGGGTAGTAATAACTTTATTCCGCTCTCTCCTTATGCCGAATATAAAGTCGAATTGCTGAATGATAAAAACAGTGAAGACAGCTTTGATATTGCTTCGGGTCGGGTGAAAAACGTGGTGCTTTATCCGGGTAACGTTGCAGTGCATCAACCTGAGTTAAAACAGATGGTCACCGTGTTTGGTCGAATGAAATCGCCTGATGGCACATTGTTAGCCAGTGCTCAGGTACGTAACCATATCGGGCGAACTCAAACCGATACCCAAGGGCAGTTTGCGATGGATGTTGATAAACGTTATCCAGTGATTTCATTACAACAAGATGATAAACAAATTTGTGAAGCTGAATTAGATCTGTCGTCAGCTCGCGGTGTGCTATGGGTGGGTGATGTGATTTGTGATCCACAAACTACGTTGGCGAGTCGAGATTAA